The following are encoded together in the Clostridia bacterium genome:
- a CDS encoding DUF1294 domain-containing protein — MKTLILFLYPAIFYYLGAVNILTLILMIYDKLASKTGNVKLRIPESTLLILNAIGGSLGAFIGVFLIRHKSKHLSFKILVPIFLVVWLFIAGAVLFLYPGMLK, encoded by the coding sequence TTGAAAACGCTTATTCTTTTCCTTTATCCCGCCATATTTTACTATCTCGGAGCCGTAAACATACTGACGCTTATACTTATGATATATGATAAGCTTGCAAGCAAAACGGGAAACGTAAAGCTTCGCATACCCGAAAGCACGCTTCTCATATTAAACGCGATAGGCGGGAGCCTCGGCGCGTTTATCGGCGTTTTTCTCATACGCCACAAGAGCAAACATTTAAGCTTTAAGATACTTGTTCCGATATTTTTGGTCGTGTGGCTTTTTATAGCGGGAGCAGTGCTCTTTCTTTATCCCGGCATGTTGAAATAA
- a CDS encoding UMP kinase produces MTTHENRKAKYTRVLLKVSGEALAGAQKTGLNPDVLGAISEKIKQLTEMGVELGIVVGGGNFWRGTRSGKGMDRTRADHIGMLATVMNSLALCDALEQRGVTTRVQTAIEMKSIAEPYIRGRAIRHLQKGRVVIFGCGTGNPYFSTDTAAALRAAEIDAQIILLAKNVDAVYSADPNKDKTAVKYDKLSYIDVLNRGLEVMDSTATSLCMDNNIPIHVFGVADPQNIIRAVCGESIGTLVANM; encoded by the coding sequence ATGACAACGCATGAAAACAGAAAGGCCAAATATACGCGGGTGCTTTTAAAGGTCAGCGGCGAAGCATTGGCGGGAGCGCAGAAAACGGGCCTGAACCCGGATGTGCTGGGAGCAATATCGGAAAAGATAAAGCAGCTTACGGAAATGGGCGTGGAGCTTGGCATAGTAGTAGGCGGCGGCAACTTCTGGCGCGGCACGAGAAGCGGCAAGGGTATGGACAGAACGCGCGCCGACCATATAGGTATGCTTGCGACCGTTATGAATTCGCTTGCGCTCTGCGACGCGCTTGAGCAGCGCGGCGTTACTACGCGCGTACAGACGGCGATCGAGATGAAGTCCATTGCCGAACCGTATATAAGAGGCAGGGCAATACGCCATCTTCAGAAGGGCAGGGTAGTCATATTCGGCTGCGGCACGGGCAATCCCTACTTTTCAACGGATACGGCTGCCGCATTGAGAGCCGCAGAGATCGACGCGCAGATAATACTGCTTGCAAAAAACGTTGACGCAGTATATTCGGCCGATCCCAACAAGGACAAGACGGCGGTCAAATACGATAAGCTGTCGTATATCGATGTTTTGAACAGAGGTCTTGAGGTTATGGATTCCACCGCGACCTCGCTCTGCATGGACAACAACATACCGATACACGTGTTCGGCGTAGCAGACCCACAAAACATAATACGCGCCGTATGCGGCGAGTCTATAGGTACGCTTGTTGCCAATATGTGA
- a CDS encoding NAD(P)H-dependent oxidoreductase, with translation MKKALVAYFSASGVTARLARTLKNTIGADIYEIKPEVPYTRADLNWMDKNSRSTLEMKNRSFRPKMNEAPPSVEEYDTIFIGFPIWWYVAPTIINTYLECFDLTGKTIVPFATSGGSGMGKTNEGLAPSCRGAVLKEGKVFRGGTSAKELEKWVRSLGV, from the coding sequence ATGAAAAAGGCATTAGTCGCATATTTTTCCGCAAGCGGAGTCACCGCGCGTCTTGCCCGGACCCTGAAAAATACCATAGGCGCGGACATTTACGAGATAAAGCCCGAGGTCCCCTATACAAGGGCCGATCTTAATTGGATGGACAAAAACTCGCGCAGCACTTTAGAAATGAAGAACAGAAGCTTCCGCCCGAAAATGAACGAGGCTCCGCCCTCTGTTGAGGAGTATGACACGATATTTATAGGATTTCCCATTTGGTGGTACGTTGCGCCCACGATAATCAACACTTATCTTGAATGCTTCGACCTTACGGGCAAAACGATAGTGCCGTTCGCCACCTCCGGCGGCAGCGGCATGGGTAAAACGAACGAAGGACTTGCGCCGAGCTGCAGGGGCGCGGTATTGAAGGAAGGCAAAGTATTCAGAGGAGGAACGTCGGCCAAAGAGCTTGAAAAGTGGGTGCGCTCGCTGGGCGTGTAA